CTTGCCAGTTTATACCGGGTATAAAGTTTGTTCCTGAATCCTGGCTCCGACAGGGTATATATTTGCTATTCCACAAGGCAAAGGATTATTTGGATAACGGGAAAATAGATAATTCAATTTAGTTGGCTGTACGATCAAAAGTTTTCGTAGTTAGTTTTGTTGATAATTCACTGCTTATATTTTGTTATTAGGTTTCCTCTGTAATTATTGAGAATAAAGATTATGAGAATTTACTAAAAATTTATGACAAGCCAAAATCGATTTCTTTTCTTGATCCGCCCTACTATGGTACAGAAAAATATTATCAAGCACTTTTTACTAAAAATGATCATATTAATTTAAGAAATGTTTTAGGAAGAATTAGTGGCAAATTTATACTTACCTATAATGACTGTGAGTATATAAGAGAGCTATACTGGAATTTCAAGACGGAGGAGATACAGAGAAATCACAACCTCGTAAATAGGCATGAATACAAGAGAAAAATATAGGGAGCTAATTATAAGAATTTATTGAGGCTTCGCCCCTGGTTCCGGTCAGGGGTAAGTTTCTATAGTAAAACAAAAAGCCTCAATCTTGAGGCTTTTATCCATTTTATATTTATTTAGGATACTATTTTCAATTTGGGTAACTAAATAGAGACTGTAGGAAATTACGTGTAAAAACGTAAATTCCTA
The window above is part of the Clostridia bacterium genome. Proteins encoded here:
- a CDS encoding DNA adenine methylase, which translates into the protein MSFLDPPYYGTEKYYQALFTKNDHINLRNVLGRISGKFILTYNDCEYIRELYWNFKTEEIQRNHNLVNRHEYKRKI